A part of Gadus morhua chromosome 17, gadMor3.0, whole genome shotgun sequence genomic DNA contains:
- the LOC115529690 gene encoding uncharacterized protein LOC115529690: MEFGRFIDVYFELGLKYSDIKAILASRHAFQISERHLKRILRDRGHSRRKAYSDLSVLVDFISHQLQYSGQLHGYRWMYAKCREHGLRVRKEDVRLLLKELDPRGVSRRLARRLRRRNYFSKGPNFIWHIDSYDKLKPYGICINGSIDGFSRKMIWLNAYTTSSDPKLIGGYYIEAVQHLGGCPRVVRGDLGTENGYVRGFQRFLVPIQPDCTIDSYLEGASTANQRIEYWWGFLRRECVEFWLTLFADLRDNGFFDGGFLDKGLLQFCCMGLIQDELDDTAQVWNTHTIRPSKNPNVPSGRPNVMFAVPELYGTRDFLSPIEDGEFQLCKNECIFRQTKPCDPDLYKLCNIFMAESNLTLATDPYQAVNLYMHLREAIRACV, translated from the exons ATGGAGTTCGGGAGATTCATCGATGTTTATTTTGAGCTTGGCCTCAAATATTCGGACATCAAAGCCATACTTGCCAGTAGGCACGCTTTCCAGATAAGTGAGAGACATCTCAAGAGGATACTGCGAGATAGGGGACACTCTCGCCGCAAGGCGTACTCTGACCTGTCGGTCCTGGTTGATTTTATTAGCCACCAACTGCAGTACTCCGGACAGCTTCACGGGTACCGATGGATGTACGCTAAATGCAGGGAGCATGGACTGCGTGTGAGGAAAGAGGATGTGCGGTTGTTGTTAAAAGAGCTCGATCCAAGAGGAGTGTCAAGAAGGCTAGCGAGACGTCTCAGACGACGAAACTACTTCTCTAAAGGGCCGAACTTCATATGGCACATTGACTCTTATGATAAACTTAAGCCATATGGCATTTGTATCAATGGAAGTATTGATGGCTTCTCAAGGAAAATGATTTGGCTCAATGCTTACACAACAAGCAGTGACCCAAAGTTGATCGGAGGGTATTACATAGAAGCAGTGCAGCATTTGGGTGGCTGTCCCAGAGTTGTGCGCGGCGATCTTGGAACCGAAAATGGCTACGTCAGAGGCTTTCAGCGTTTCCTCGTCCCCATCCAGCCAGACTGCACCATTGACAGTTACTTGGAGGGAGCCAGCACCGCCAATCAGAGGATTGAATATTGGTGGGGTTTTCTCCGTAGGGAGTGCGTGGAGTTCTGGTTAACTTTGTTTGCAGACCTCAGAGACAACGGTTTCTTTGATGGTGGGTTTCTGGATAAAGGTCTCCTTCAGTTTTGTTGCATGGGACTCATCCAG GATGAGTTGGATGACACTGCACAggtttggaacacacacaccatcaggccATCGAAAAATCCTAACGTCCCCAGCGGTCGGCCGAACGTGATGTTTGCAGTACCTGAACTCTATGGGACAAGAGACTTCCTTTCCCCAATTGAAGATGGTGAATTTCAACTGTGCAAAAACGAATGCATCTTTCGCCAGACCAAACCGTGTGATCCAGATCTGTATAAACTATGCAACATCTTTATGGCTGAGTCCAATCTCACCCTAGCAACAGATCCATATCAGGCAGTGAACTTGTACATGCACCTCAGAGAGGCCATCAGGGCATGTGTGTAG